CCGGGACCAAGCCGGCGGCCTGGATCAGCACGCCGGCCAACGCACTGCCAGCGGCACCACCGAGGTTGTGGCTGGTGTTCACCCAGGTTGTGGCAGAATTCTGGCGATGTTGGCCGCCAGCGCTGTGCGCAGCGACATAGGCGACGATCATCACGGGAGAAAAGAACAAACCCGCCACGACGAGGACCGAACTTACCGCCACCGCACCGGTGGCAAACGCTAAGAGCGATGAACTGACCAGGAGTGCTCCGGCGAGAACCACCAGTTGTCGGGCCGGCGAGCCGGGGACTCGCAGCGCTCCATACAACAACCCCCCGAGGGCACTCCCTCCCGCGAAGAGGCCCAGCGCGATGCCCGCGGCGGTTGAACCACCATATTCGGCAAGGGCCACCGGGACCGCCACGGTGAGAGTTCCGGAGATGGCTCCCACCACCAGCGCCGGGAGCAGCAACCCAACGAAACGCCCTTCGAAGATGAGCGGCTTAATCTTCTTCGGTTCGTGCCCCGGCTCGGTCGTGGCACGGGTGCGCGGTGTCATCGAACCCACCGTTGGTGTGGCAACAAAGAGCAGCCCACCAATGATCACTAGCGCCGCGGGGACGAGCAGGGCCGGCCCCGGCGCAATGAAGGCCAGCCCCAAACCGGCGATGGCGGGCCCCATCAGATAAAGAAGTTCCTCGACGACCGCGTCAAAACTCAAACCCTTTTTGAGTAGCGCCGCGTTCGGGGTGATCGTTCCCCACGCCACACGCATGGTCGGCCCGAGTGGTGGGGCGACCGCACCCGCAGTGGCGGCCAGGACCAGAAGGAGCCCACCGGTCCCGCCGAGCCACGATGTCATCGCCAGTGCGCTCAGCGCGCCACCGAAGAGCAGCACCAAGACGGTGAGAACCCGACGCGCGCCGAGGTGGTCAATCAACCACGCGCGCACGGGAGCGAGAAAACTCGCTGTGGCCCCGTAGAGCGCAAGACTCACACCAGCCACAGCGATGGAACCGGTCGCGTCGGTGACAGCGTAAAAAAGCGGAAGCAAGACGAGGGCGTAGGCGGCCCGTCCGATGATCGCGGTGGTGAAGGTCGGACGCACCTGTGGCAGCGCGAGCAGGTCGACGTACCGCGCGGTCACTGAGTTCGACATAAGAAAGGGCTCCAACACCAGCGCGACGACCGCTCAATCACGGCAGAGACGCATGACGGCAGCCTAGCGGGGCGCAACGGCCTGAGGGGTGCATCCGGTCAGGTGGGCCCGGATCACGTCGCCGTGATTGAGGAGGCCTGCAGGTCTGTTGGCTGGTATCAGAACCCTTTTCGCCGCATTCCTGCCGGGTCAGGTGAGGGACGCGACAGCGGGTATTTGAGATCCAGCCGCGGATCGATTGCCAGCTGCCAGAGAAAACTGAGCAGATACCTGCCGCCAGCCCAGTAGGCCGGGATAATCAACCACCCGAGCCACGGCAGAGCATCCGTGAAAACGAGCGCGATCGTGGCGAAAGTCACCAAAATACCCATGCCCTGGTACAGGAAAGAGAAGCTGCGTGTCGTGGCGTCACGCCGTTCTTGCTGAGCGCTCCGGCGCGCATCCAGCCCGTCGACCGTCGCCTGAAATTCTTCGTCCTCCACCTTGGCGAACAGGTCACCCACCGGCACCCCAAGCGCGTTCGCGATCATGGAGAGCGTCTCCACGCCGGCATCTTTTCCCGCTTCCAGGCGCTGGATCGTTCGCGTCGCGACGCCACTCTCTTGCGCGAGGCGCTCCTGGGTCCATCCGCGGGCCTTACGCAGCGGGCCAATATATGACTGATTCATGTCTCTGACCCTAGGGAGAAACAACACCACGGGACAACGACATCCGCACGACAGCAACCCGACAGATGCCCGCCATGGGGTTGGGCGCGCACCCAATCCCTCGTGGCTTCAGCCTTCATCGACGCCCGTGAGCACAGCGGTCGGTACGATCACTCTGCATGGACGGCCTGCCGCACACGCTCCATGATGGTGGCGCGCGCATCTCGGCCCACGGCTGTCGGCAGCAGCGGATAAACGTGCACCTGACCGTCGATCTGGATGAACTCGACGTCGACACCGGCATCCGCTGCTTTCGCTGCGTAGAGCCGATCATCGGGGTTCAGAATGTCGCGGGTTCCGGAAAAGATCGTGATGGGCCCGAGGCCCTCCAGATTTCCGTTCAGGGGACTGACGGTGGGGTGATCAACGTGGAGGGCGCCTTTCCAGAGGTCGATAAAGACCTGTGTGCCCTTCGTGCCAAGCCAGGGATCGATGAGTTGAACGGTCGGGATGAACGGGTTCTTCATGGAGAGATCGACCGCGGGAGCGATGGCGATCGTACGAGGTAGCGTCAGGTCGTGACGTTCCCTCAGCTGGAGCACGGTCGATAAAACGATCTGCCCTCCGGCGGAGTCCCCCGCGAGCACGGTGGGCCCATACATTCGCTCGGCGTTGACGGTGGCGGCCGTGAAATTGTCCACAACGTGCTGCGCCGTTCCATACGGGACCAGTGGATAAATCATGACCTGCACGGTGGTGTGAGCCTCGGCGGCGATCTGGGCGCAGAGTTGCCAGTGTTGCGGCGCAATGTCGTTGACCCAGCCGCCGCCGTGGGCATAGATCACGGTGCCCCGTGCCGAACCATTGCGCGGCTTGACGGTGTAGACGGGCCATCCCGCATCATTGTGGGACGCCGAGATGCCAACGTCTCGTCTCAGCCGCCGAGGAGGCCCGAAGGCTGCGGGGCGCAGAGTGCGCTCGTGCAGCAAACGCCGAGCACCCTTCTCGGTGAGGAACCCAGCATTGGCTCGTGCCGCACGCAACAGGGGGGAGACAACTAGGTCGGGCACGATCATCTGTCAAGGCTCCCGGTTGTCATGAATTTCTGTTAGCCGTAATCGTAGACCTACCGATGCCCAGGTAACCGTGAAGTAGCGCAGCCGCACTGCGGCCCGCGCTACTTCACGGCGCTGCTTACGTGACGGCGCTGCTACGTCACCGCACTGCTACTCGACAGCACTGAGGGCGTTCACCAGACCCTCACCAAAGAAGCCGTTGTTGGCGGCACCACCCACGCACTGGGTCGAACCATCCGGACACGGCAGGTCGGACGCCTGAACTTCGAGGAGGTTAGCGAGTGCCTGACCCGACACGTTCGGGTGCGTGGACTTCAGCAGCGCAAGAACGCCGGCAGCGTGCGGGGACGCCATCGAGGTACCGGAATAGATGGCGTAGCCGCCACCGGTGACCGTGGACAGAATGGCCGAACCCGGGGCGGCCACATCAATGACGTTCTCGCCATAGTTGGAGAAGCCCGACTTGGCGTTGGCCTGCGTGGTTGACGACACGGTTACCACGCCCTCAAGCTCGGCGGGAATGTCGGCACAACCAGTATCGATGGGTCGAAGTGCCGGGGTGGTGTCGTTCGGGCTCGAGGCATCCGTTGTCTTGTTGGCCAGGTCGATGTTCGAGTTACCGGCTGCCGCCACGTTGACAACGCCATTGTTCTGCGAGAACTGCACGGCACGATTAACGGCGGTCTTCACCGCAGCCTGATCGGCATCGGTGTCGCACCAGAACATCCACGGGTCGATGTAATAGCTGTTGTTGGTGACGTCCGCGCCGATGGAGGTGGCGTACATGAAACCGCAGATGGCGGCCTCCGGATAGATGAAGCCACTGTCGTTCACGACCTTGACCGAGGCGAGGCGCACGTTCGGGGCGACTCCCACGATGCCCACGCCGTTACGAGCCGCGGCAATGGTTCCGGCCACGTGCGTACCGTGGGCGCTGGTGGTGGGCTGCCACGCGGCGTAATCCGTTTGGGCCACACCGGTGTTGCACCCGGCCGAGACGCTGGTGTCAATGTTGGCCGCGAGGTCAGGGTGGTCGCCCTGAATGCCGGAGTCGAGCACGGCCACGAGCACACTGCGGTCACCGTCAGTGATCTGGTGAGCGGCATCGGCGCCGATCAGTGACATGTCCCATTGCTGGCTTTCCGACGGATCCGGAACGACCTGCACGGCCGCCTCAACCCCCTGGTCCTTAGTCTGAGCGGCGCTGCGACGCTCAGCGGTTCCGGGGAGGGCGGGCTCGCCCAGATAGGTGGGGTCGGTGACGCCGACCGGAGCGGTGCGGGTGGCTCCCACCGACTCGACGGCTTTGTCACCGCGCAGAGACTGCGCGAAGACCGTGTTGTCGGACTGCGCAATGACCACACCAATCTCGGCGTAGGAATTGACCACGACACCTCCGGCCGCGGCGACGGCGCGCTCAACCTTCTGCGTCTGGCCCGCGTTGGCCTTGGTCACGTTGATGGCGTAGTTCATCAGGGCGCCATGCACGATCGGGGCCGCAGGGGCCGGTTTCGGTGCCGCGTTGGCAATGCCGGGCACCATGACCGTGGCGCTCAGGGCAACGGTCAGGGCGATTCCCGCTGTCAGGCCGCGGGTGTGGGTGGAACGTGATCGGGTAGTCGGACTAAACATCCTGCTCCTCATCTACAACGGCCTCGAATAAGACCGTCGTCGGCCCCGCGCCCACGTCCGAACGGCGAAGGTGGGCAACGTCATCGGGCAGAGTAGCGGCGCGGTGTCAGCGATCGGGGGCTGTCCCACACCGTTCAGATGCAGTTGGCGACCCTGATCGCTCATGGCCAACTCATCTTCAACGCTAAGGAATTGCATGGCCTGTTGATAGTCGGCACTTAGGTGGACACGGCGCTGAACACACTGCGAACATCCGTCCCCGGTGCGGGCACTCGCTCAGCGGAACCTGCGACGATGGGGTGTCCACCCCACCAGCCTCATTTCTGGAGTGTTATCGTCGTGTCTCCCCGCCTACTCTTTCGTTCCGTCGCCATCGCCGAAGCCATTACCTGGGCGCTCCTGATCACCGGCATGCTGATGAAGTACGTCTTTGATGCCGGCGAGGTGGGCGTGCAGGTGGGTGGGTTCGTGCACGGCCTCGTGTTCATCGCCTTCGGCATGACGGCGGTGCTTCTGGCCGTGAACCAGCACTGGAGTGCCCGACTCACGGCCCTCGCCGTGATCACCGCCATTGTGCCCTTTGGAACCATCCCGCTGGACCGGGGGCTGGAGAAACGCGGCCTGCTCGATGGCGGCTGGCGCCGCACGCGCACCGACGATCCGCGGGACCACACCCGAGTGAGCGCGCTGCTGCGCTGGATGCTCGTGCGGCCCGCCCTCTTCACCACCGTTCTTCTGCTCGGCCTGGTGGCGATCATGACCGCCCTGCTCCGCGTCGGGCCTCCCGGCGGCGGAAGCTGAGGCATCCGCTTACCCGCACGGGATGTGGGGCCGCTAGAGGAGAACCTCTGAGAGCCCAATGAGGTCGCCCAGGTCGGCGATGCTGTCGATTACGGCATCGGCGCCCGCTTCTTCGAGCGTGTCGGCGTCGTGGGCACCGCTGAGAACCCCCACGACGAGGCCCGCGCCGGCGTTGACGCCCGAAATGATGTCGCTCGCCGTGTCGCCCACGACCACCATGGCACCCACGTTTGTGGCACCCGTGCGCAGCAGGGCCATTAACGGCAGGTCGGGGAACGGACGACCGCGGCCGGCATCCGTGGGTGACAAAGCGGCGTCAATGAGGTCTCTCCAGCCGAGTTCGCTGATGATGGCCTGTTGAGTGGCGCTAGAGAAACCGGTGATGAGGGCCACCTTCACGCCGGCGGAACGCAGGTCGCGGAACAGGTTTTCCACTCCAGGGATTCCGGCGATGCCGCCCTCCTGTAGAAGCTCCAGATAGGTACTTTCGAACACGGCATTGGCATGCTCGGCGGCGTCCTCATCGTGGGCGAGGGCGCGGAAGACCTCCATTTTGGACCGCCCCATGGTCTCGCGCACGTAGTCGATGGCCTCCGCGAGCGACTCATCGGTGGTGGCGATTCCCACATCGCGCACGGCCAGAATAAAGGCCCGTTCCACGAGGCCGTCGTCCTGAACGGTGGTTCCAGCCATGTCAAAAACGACGAGTTCAACGTCGAGCGGCTCGAGATCCTCGGAATCGTACTCGGTGACAACAGTTTCACGGATGGTGATCACGGTGCGCCTTTCGATAAGGGTCGGCAGCTGAGAGGATAGCCGCTTCGCCCCCGCTCGGATACAGCCTCCGGCGATTTCGCACCACCCCGAATGGCCGCTCCCAGCCTCGGTGGCGCCGTTCGCACGTTCCCGTGGTTCGGGAGGGTGCGATTGGCGCGAGGCGGCGCTCGGGGGCGCGGCCCGCGGCATCCGCTGGCGCACATCGCACCGTCCCGGCGAACGGGAGGGTGTGATGTGCGCCGGCAACCGGTTTACGGCAGAACGTGACCGGCTGCGGTGAACAGGCGGTACCACTCCGGGCGGGTGAGGGGCACGTCGGAGCCGGCCGCGGCATCCGCGAGGTGGTCCAGGTTCGTGGTACCGAGAACCACCTGAATGTTGGCCGGGTGACGGGTGATCCAGGCGACGGCAATCGCCGCAGGCGCCACGGAATATTGGGCGGCAAGCTCGTCGATGACATCGTTCAGGGCCGCATATGTTTCGCGGTCGCCGAGGAAGACCCCGTCGAAGAACCCCTTCTGGAACGGCGACCATGCCTGCAGGGTGATGCCGTTCAGGCGTGAGTAGTCGAGGATTCCGTTGCCACGATCGATGGACTGCTCGAGCCCGGCCATGTTGGCCGACATTCCCGCGGTGATCAGCGGCGCGTGCGTGAGGCTCAACTGCACCTGGTTCACCACAAGCGGCTGTGTGACGGAGGTCTTCAGCAGCTCGATCTGGCCGGGCGTGTGGTTGGAGACACCAAAGTTGCGCACCTTGCCCGAGCTCTGCAGCGCGTCGAACGCGGCCGCCACCTCGTGCGGTTCCACGAGGGCGTCGGGACGGTGCAAAAGCAGCAGGTCGAGGTAGTCGGTTTTCAGCGCCGCGAGCGACTCATCAACCGAACTCAGAATATGTTCGGTGGAGAAATCCCAGAATCCCGAGCGGATGCCCACCTTGGACTGAATCGTGACCGCCTCGCGTTCCGCCGCGGTGAACGTGACGGCGTCGCCGAAGCGCCGCTCGCATTCGTGGGTCGGGCTGCCGTAGATGTCGGCGTGGTCGAAGAAGTCGATTCCGGCGTCACGAGCGGCGCCCACGAGGGCACCAATCTCGCCATCGGTCATTGAGGAAATCCTCATCAGTCCCAGAATGATGCTGGACGTTTCGAGGTTCGTGTTCGGCAGAGTCTGCGATTTCATGGTTCTATCTTGCACGCACTTTGCGCCGAAGCAGTGTCCCCGACCGGTCAGACGGTGCTCGACACCAGAGACAGCGAGCCGAGGATCAGGGTGAGAATGGCGCTGCCGAAGAGGACCCAAAAGAGCATGAAGATGCCGCCGATGATGATTCCGGTGATCGCCATTCCCCGGCCCGCTGGCTCGCGCTTGAGCCCCACGATCCCAAAGATCAGGGCGCCGAGCGGCACCAGAAACGTGAAGCCAAAGAAAACCGAAATGAGGCCCAAGACCAGTGAGGTGACGCTCAACCCGGTGGGAGGCGAGGCGGCATAGACCGGCTGGTAG
This sequence is a window from Cryobacterium sp. CG_9.6. Protein-coding genes within it:
- a CDS encoding MFS transporter — translated: MSNSVTARYVDLLALPQVRPTFTTAIIGRAAYALVLLPLFYAVTDATGSIAVAGVSLALYGATASFLAPVRAWLIDHLGARRVLTVLVLLFGGALSALAMTSWLGGTGGLLLVLAATAGAVAPPLGPTMRVAWGTITPNAALLKKGLSFDAVVEELLYLMGPAIAGLGLAFIAPGPALLVPAALVIIGGLLFVATPTVGSMTPRTRATTEPGHEPKKIKPLIFEGRFVGLLLPALVVGAISGTLTVAVPVALAEYGGSTAAGIALGLFAGGSALGGLLYGALRVPGSPARQLVVLAGALLVSSSLLAFATGAVAVSSVLVVAGLFFSPVMIVAYVAAHSAGGQHRQNSATTWVNTSHNLGGAAGSALAGVLIQAAGLVPAILSMAAATLCLLVVSALLGWKDDNSEHDAESERALEVL
- a CDS encoding DUF4190 domain-containing protein, with the protein product MSNQSPHPGNDQPAPPQPPVTYAQNAYAPYSAPVLYQPVYAASPPTGLSVTSLVLGLISVFFGFTFLVPLGALIFGIVGLKREPAGRGMAITGIIIGGIFMLFWVLFGSAILTLILGSLSLVSSTV
- a CDS encoding aldo/keto reductase, whose protein sequence is MKSQTLPNTNLETSSIILGLMRISSMTDGEIGALVGAARDAGIDFFDHADIYGSPTHECERRFGDAVTFTAAEREAVTIQSKVGIRSGFWDFSTEHILSSVDESLAALKTDYLDLLLLHRPDALVEPHEVAAAFDALQSSGKVRNFGVSNHTPGQIELLKTSVTQPLVVNQVQLSLTHAPLITAGMSANMAGLEQSIDRGNGILDYSRLNGITLQAWSPFQKGFFDGVFLGDRETYAALNDVIDELAAQYSVAPAAIAVAWITRHPANIQVVLGTTNLDHLADAAAGSDVPLTRPEWYRLFTAAGHVLP
- a CDS encoding alpha/beta hydrolase, giving the protein MIVPDLVVSPLLRAARANAGFLTEKGARRLLHERTLRPAAFGPPRRLRRDVGISASHNDAGWPVYTVKPRNGSARGTVIYAHGGGWVNDIAPQHWQLCAQIAAEAHTTVQVMIYPLVPYGTAQHVVDNFTAATVNAERMYGPTVLAGDSAGGQIVLSTVLQLRERHDLTLPRTIAIAPAVDLSMKNPFIPTVQLIDPWLGTKGTQVFIDLWKGALHVDHPTVSPLNGNLEGLGPITIFSGTRDILNPDDRLYAAKAADAGVDVEFIQIDGQVHVYPLLPTAVGRDARATIMERVRQAVHAE
- a CDS encoding S8 family serine peptidase, giving the protein MFSPTTRSRSTHTRGLTAGIALTVALSATVMVPGIANAAPKPAPAAPIVHGALMNYAINVTKANAGQTQKVERAVAAAGGVVVNSYAEIGVVIAQSDNTVFAQSLRGDKAVESVGATRTAPVGVTDPTYLGEPALPGTAERRSAAQTKDQGVEAAVQVVPDPSESQQWDMSLIGADAAHQITDGDRSVLVAVLDSGIQGDHPDLAANIDTSVSAGCNTGVAQTDYAAWQPTTSAHGTHVAGTIAAARNGVGIVGVAPNVRLASVKVVNDSGFIYPEAAICGFMYATSIGADVTNNSYYIDPWMFWCDTDADQAAVKTAVNRAVQFSQNNGVVNVAAAGNSNIDLANKTTDASSPNDTTPALRPIDTGCADIPAELEGVVTVSSTTQANAKSGFSNYGENVIDVAAPGSAILSTVTGGGYAIYSGTSMASPHAAGVLALLKSTHPNVSGQALANLLEVQASDLPCPDGSTQCVGGAANNGFFGEGLVNALSAVE
- a CDS encoding helix-turn-helix transcriptional regulator, which encodes MNQSYIGPLRKARGWTQERLAQESGVATRTIQRLEAGKDAGVETLSMIANALGVPVGDLFAKVEDEEFQATVDGLDARRSAQQERRDATTRSFSFLYQGMGILVTFATIALVFTDALPWLGWLIIPAYWAGGRYLLSFLWQLAIDPRLDLKYPLSRPSPDPAGMRRKGF
- a CDS encoding DUF3817 domain-containing protein, whose translation is MSPRLLFRSVAIAEAITWALLITGMLMKYVFDAGEVGVQVGGFVHGLVFIAFGMTAVLLAVNQHWSARLTALAVITAIVPFGTIPLDRGLEKRGLLDGGWRRTRTDDPRDHTRVSALLRWMLVRPALFTTVLLLGLVAIMTALLRVGPPGGGS
- a CDS encoding phosphonatase-like hydrolase — its product is MITIRETVVTEYDSEDLEPLDVELVVFDMAGTTVQDDGLVERAFILAVRDVGIATTDESLAEAIDYVRETMGRSKMEVFRALAHDEDAAEHANAVFESTYLELLQEGGIAGIPGVENLFRDLRSAGVKVALITGFSSATQQAIISELGWRDLIDAALSPTDAGRGRPFPDLPLMALLRTGATNVGAMVVVGDTASDIISGVNAGAGLVVGVLSGAHDADTLEEAGADAVIDSIADLGDLIGLSEVLL